A genome region from Thermomonospora amylolytica includes the following:
- a CDS encoding carboxyl transferase domain-containing protein has product MTGPVLRSRADAGAAEFARNAEVNRALAAELREHAARAALGGPQRARERHLARGKLLPRDRVAGLLDPGSPFLELSPLAAFGMYDDEAPGAGIITGIGRVRGRECVIVANDATVKGGTYYPMTVKKHLRAQEVALHNRLPCIYLVDSGGAFLPRQDEVFPDREHFGRIFYNQATMSQRGIPQIAAVLGSCTAGGAYVPAMSDEAVIVRGQGTIFLGGPPLVKAATGEVVTAEELGGGELHARTSGVTDHLAEDDAHALRIVRDIVGTLGPREPCPWEVTDPEEPAADPSELYGIVPPDPRTPYDVREVIARIVDGSRFAEFKAEYGPTLVTGFARIHGHPVGIVANNGILFAESALKGAHFIELCDRRRIPLVFLQNITGFMVGRQYEAGGIAKHGAKMVTAVSCARVPKFTVVIGGSFGAGNYAMCGRAYSPRFLWMWPNARISVMGGEQAASVLATVRRDQLGDSWPAEAEEEFKKPIREQYERQGNPYYSTARLWDDGVIDPLDTRRVLGLALSVAANAPLEPVGYGVFRM; this is encoded by the coding sequence ATGACCGGACCGGTGCTGCGCAGCCGGGCGGACGCCGGGGCGGCCGAGTTCGCCCGCAACGCCGAGGTCAACCGGGCGCTGGCGGCCGAGCTGCGCGAGCATGCCGCGCGCGCCGCGCTGGGCGGGCCGCAGCGGGCCCGCGAGCGCCACCTGGCGCGCGGCAAGCTGCTGCCCCGCGACCGGGTGGCCGGGCTGCTCGACCCGGGCTCGCCGTTCCTGGAGCTGTCGCCGCTGGCGGCGTTCGGGATGTACGACGACGAGGCCCCGGGCGCGGGCATCATCACCGGCATCGGCCGGGTGCGGGGCCGCGAGTGCGTGATCGTCGCCAACGACGCCACCGTCAAGGGCGGCACCTACTACCCGATGACGGTCAAGAAGCACCTGCGCGCCCAGGAGGTGGCGCTGCACAACCGGCTGCCGTGCATCTACCTGGTGGACTCCGGGGGCGCGTTCCTGCCCAGGCAGGACGAGGTGTTCCCGGACCGGGAGCACTTCGGCCGGATCTTCTACAACCAGGCCACCATGTCGCAGCGGGGCATCCCGCAGATCGCGGCGGTGCTGGGGTCGTGCACCGCCGGCGGGGCGTACGTGCCGGCGATGAGCGACGAGGCGGTCATCGTGCGCGGCCAGGGCACCATCTTCCTGGGCGGTCCGCCGCTGGTGAAGGCCGCGACCGGCGAGGTCGTCACGGCCGAGGAGCTGGGCGGCGGCGAGCTGCACGCCCGCACCTCCGGGGTCACCGACCACCTCGCCGAGGACGACGCGCACGCGCTGCGGATCGTCCGCGACATCGTCGGCACCCTCGGCCCGCGCGAGCCGTGCCCGTGGGAGGTGACCGACCCCGAGGAGCCCGCCGCCGACCCCTCGGAGCTGTACGGGATCGTGCCGCCGGACCCGCGCACCCCCTACGACGTGCGCGAGGTGATCGCCCGGATCGTGGACGGCAGCCGGTTCGCCGAGTTCAAGGCCGAGTACGGGCCGACGCTGGTGACCGGGTTCGCCCGGATCCACGGCCACCCGGTGGGGATCGTCGCCAACAACGGCATCCTGTTCGCCGAGTCGGCGCTCAAGGGGGCGCACTTCATCGAGCTGTGCGACCGGCGGCGGATCCCGCTGGTGTTCCTGCAGAACATCACCGGGTTCATGGTGGGCCGCCAGTACGAGGCGGGGGGCATCGCCAAGCACGGGGCCAAGATGGTCACCGCGGTGTCCTGCGCCCGGGTGCCCAAGTTCACCGTGGTGATCGGCGGGTCGTTCGGGGCGGGCAACTACGCGATGTGCGGGCGGGCCTATTCGCCGCGCTTCCTGTGGATGTGGCCGAACGCGCGGATCTCGGTGATGGGCGGCGAGCAGGCGGCCTCGGTGCTGGCGACGGTGCGCCGCGACCAGCTCGGCGACTCCTGGCCGGCGGAGGCCGAGGAGGAGTTCAAGAAGCCGATCCGCGAGCAGTACGAACGGCAGGGCAACCCGTACTACTCCACGGCGCGGCTGTGGGACGACGGCGTGATCGACCCGCTGGACACCCGGCGGGTGCTGGGGCTGGCGCTGTCGGTGGCCGCGAACGCGCCGCTGGAGCCGGTGGGCTACGGCGTGTTCCGGATGTGA
- a CDS encoding acetyl/propionyl/methylcrotonyl-CoA carboxylase subunit alpha has protein sequence MFQTVLIANRGEIAVRIARTLRRLGIRSVAVHSDADAGARHVREADEAVRVSGYLDIAAVVEAARRSGAQAVHPGYGFLAENTAFARACAEAGLVFVGPPAGAIEAMGDKIRAKRTVAAAGVPVVPGRDEPGLSDAELAEAALEVGLPVLLKPSAGGGGKGMRLVRDPAELAGAIEAARREARGAFGDDTLLVERFVTNPRHIEIQVFADSHGNVVHLGERECSLQRRHQKIVEEAPSPLLDAARRERMGATACAAARAVGYVGAGTVEYIVSADRPDEYFFMEMNTRLQVEHPVTELVTGLDLVELQLRIAAGEPLPFAQDDVRMNGHAVEARVYAEDPARGFLPTGGRVLALDEPETRVDSGISEGDEVGSSYDPMLAKVIAWGEDRAAALRRLDRALASYTLLGVPSNIAFLRALLAHPDVVSGRLDTGLVERSLDDLIAEDVPAEVLAAAALERTLALETGDTDPWAIPDGWRLGGVPAWTSWIITPSGGRPVEVRVRGRAANAEVLIEGEKTSGSATADGAAPVPAALSQDGGRLRLSYGGRTTSFAYARDGEVLWLGRDGRVWALAEHVRGEEAGAGAGGAGDGVLRSPMPGTVIAVKAAEGDRVTEGQPLVVVEAMKMEHTVTAPMDGVVSRIAVRPGAGVALDAVLAEITPQEAGS, from the coding sequence ATGTTCCAGACAGTTCTGATCGCCAACCGGGGCGAGATCGCCGTCCGGATCGCCCGCACGCTGCGGCGGCTGGGCATCCGGTCGGTGGCCGTGCACAGCGACGCCGACGCCGGGGCCCGGCACGTCCGGGAGGCCGACGAGGCGGTGCGGGTCTCCGGCTACCTGGACATCGCGGCGGTCGTGGAGGCCGCGCGGCGGTCCGGGGCGCAGGCGGTGCACCCCGGCTACGGGTTCCTGGCCGAGAACACCGCGTTCGCCCGGGCCTGCGCCGAGGCGGGGCTGGTGTTCGTGGGGCCGCCGGCCGGCGCGATCGAGGCGATGGGCGACAAGATCCGCGCCAAGCGGACGGTGGCGGCGGCGGGCGTGCCGGTGGTGCCGGGCCGTGACGAGCCGGGCCTGTCGGACGCCGAGCTGGCCGAGGCCGCGCTCGAGGTCGGGCTGCCGGTGCTGCTCAAGCCGTCGGCGGGCGGCGGCGGCAAGGGCATGCGGCTGGTCCGCGACCCCGCCGAGCTGGCCGGGGCGATCGAGGCGGCCCGCCGGGAGGCGCGCGGCGCGTTCGGCGACGACACGCTGCTGGTGGAGCGGTTCGTCACCAACCCGCGGCACATCGAGATCCAGGTGTTCGCCGACTCCCACGGCAACGTGGTGCATCTGGGCGAACGCGAGTGCAGCCTGCAGCGCCGCCACCAGAAGATCGTCGAGGAGGCGCCGAGCCCGCTGCTGGACGCCGCCCGGCGGGAGCGGATGGGCGCCACCGCCTGCGCCGCCGCCCGCGCGGTCGGCTACGTCGGCGCGGGCACGGTGGAGTACATCGTGTCGGCGGACCGGCCCGACGAGTACTTCTTCATGGAGATGAACACCCGGCTGCAGGTCGAGCATCCGGTCACCGAGCTGGTCACCGGCCTGGACCTGGTGGAGCTGCAGCTGCGGATCGCCGCCGGGGAGCCGCTGCCGTTCGCCCAGGACGACGTGCGGATGAACGGCCACGCGGTCGAGGCGCGCGTCTACGCCGAGGACCCGGCCCGCGGGTTCCTGCCCACCGGCGGGCGGGTGCTGGCGCTGGACGAGCCGGAGACGCGGGTGGACTCGGGGATCTCCGAGGGCGACGAGGTCGGCAGCTCCTACGACCCGATGCTGGCCAAGGTGATCGCCTGGGGCGAGGACCGGGCCGCCGCGCTGCGCCGCCTGGACCGGGCGCTGGCCTCGTACACGCTGCTGGGGGTGCCGTCCAACATCGCGTTCCTGCGGGCGCTGCTGGCCCACCCGGACGTGGTGTCGGGCCGCCTGGACACCGGTCTGGTGGAACGGTCGCTGGACGACCTGATCGCCGAGGACGTGCCCGCGGAGGTCCTGGCCGCCGCCGCGCTGGAACGCACCCTCGCGCTGGAGACCGGCGACACCGATCCGTGGGCGATCCCGGACGGCTGGCGGCTGGGCGGCGTCCCGGCCTGGACCTCCTGGATCATCACCCCCTCGGGCGGCAGGCCCGTCGAGGTCCGCGTCCGGGGCCGGGCGGCGAACGCCGAGGTCCTCATCGAGGGCGAGAAGACCTCCGGGAGCGCCACGGCGGACGGTGCCGCTCCCGTACCCGCGGCGTTGTCCCAGGACGGCGGGAGGTTGCGGCTGTCGTACGGGGGACGTACGACGTCGTTCGCGTACGCGCGGGACGGCGAGGTGCTGTGGCTGGGCCGTGACGGGCGCGTCTGGGCGCTGGCCGAGCACGTGCGCGGGGAGGAGGCCGGCGCGGGCGCGGGCGGCGCGGGCGACGGCGTGCTGCGCAGCCCGATGCCCGGCACCGTCATCGCCGTCAAGGCCGCCGAGGGCGACCGCGTCACCGAGGGCCAGCCGCTGGTCGTCGTGGAGGCCATGAAGATGGAGCACACCGTCACCGCCCCGATGGACGGGGTGGTCTCCCGGATCGCCGTCCGGCCGGGCGCCGGGGTGGCGCTGGACGCCGTGCTCGCCGAGATCACCCCACAGGAGGCCGGGTCATGA
- a CDS encoding hydroxymethylglutaryl-CoA lyase, with protein sequence MSAFPLEGLPERVTIHEVGPRDGLQNEKAIVPVADKAEFIARLADAGLRTIEATSFVHPKWVPQLADAEELLATMTRAEGVRYPVLVPNERGLDRALASGITEIAVFASATESFARRNLNRTIDESLEMFAPVVGRARENGLWVRAYVSMCFGDPWEGEVPVEQVVSVAVRLMDLGCSQLSLGDTIGVGTPGHVTALIGALTEAGVGADRLAVHFHDTYGQALANTLAALRCGVTVVDSSAGGIGGCPYAESATGNLATEDLVWMLHGLGIETGVDLPKLAATSRWMAARLGRPSPSRVVQALSSKD encoded by the coding sequence ATGAGCGCGTTCCCGCTGGAGGGGCTGCCGGAGCGGGTGACGATCCACGAGGTCGGGCCGCGCGACGGGCTGCAGAACGAGAAGGCGATCGTCCCGGTCGCCGACAAGGCCGAGTTCATCGCCCGGCTCGCCGACGCCGGGCTGCGCACCATCGAGGCGACCAGCTTCGTGCACCCCAAGTGGGTGCCGCAGCTGGCCGACGCCGAGGAACTGCTGGCGACCATGACCCGCGCCGAGGGCGTCCGCTACCCGGTGCTGGTGCCCAACGAGCGCGGCCTGGACCGGGCGCTGGCGTCGGGGATCACCGAGATCGCCGTGTTCGCCAGCGCGACGGAGAGCTTCGCCCGCCGCAACCTCAACCGCACGATCGACGAGTCCCTGGAGATGTTCGCGCCGGTCGTGGGCCGCGCCCGGGAGAACGGCCTGTGGGTGCGGGCGTACGTGTCGATGTGCTTCGGCGACCCGTGGGAGGGCGAGGTCCCCGTCGAGCAGGTCGTCTCGGTCGCCGTCCGGCTGATGGACCTGGGCTGCTCACAGCTGAGCCTGGGCGACACCATCGGCGTCGGCACCCCCGGCCACGTCACCGCGCTGATCGGGGCGCTGACCGAGGCCGGGGTCGGGGCGGACCGGCTGGCGGTGCACTTCCACGACACCTACGGGCAGGCGCTGGCGAACACGCTGGCCGCGCTGCGCTGCGGGGTCACCGTCGTGGACTCCTCGGCGGGCGGGATCGGCGGCTGCCCGTACGCCGAGAGCGCCACCGGCAACCTGGCCACCGAGGACCTGGTCTGGATGCTGCACGGGCTGGGCATCGAGACCGGCGTCGACCTGCCGAAGCTGGCCGCCACCAGCCGCTGGATGGCCGCCCGCCTGGGCCGCCCCAGCCCCTCCCGCGTCGTCCAGGCCCTGTCATCGAAGGATTGA
- a CDS encoding acyl-CoA dehydrogenase family protein, with the protein MIDFTLSEEHEELRRSVERFAREVVAPVIGDLYERGEFPYEIVAQMGKMGLFGLPFPEEYGGMGGDYFALCLALEELARVDSSVAITLEAGVSLGAMPIYRFGTEEQKRRWLPQLCAGERLAAFGLTEPGGGSDVPGGMRTTARLEDGQWVINGSKAFITNSGTDITAFVTVTALTGEKEISAIIVPNGTPGFTVGRKYSKVGWSASDTRELSFDDVRVPEENLVGERGRGYAQFLRILDEGRIAIAALSVGLAQGCIDECLRYVREREAFGRAIGRYQAIQFKIADMEARAHTARLAYYAAAAKMLAGEPFKKEAAIAKLVASNAAMDNAREATQIFGGYGFMNEYPVGRFYRDAKILEVGEGTSEVQRMLIARALGLGSH; encoded by the coding sequence ATGATCGACTTCACCCTGTCCGAGGAGCACGAGGAGCTGCGCCGGTCCGTCGAGCGGTTCGCCCGCGAGGTGGTGGCGCCGGTGATCGGCGACCTGTACGAGCGAGGCGAGTTCCCGTACGAGATCGTCGCCCAGATGGGCAAGATGGGCCTGTTCGGGCTGCCGTTCCCCGAGGAGTACGGCGGCATGGGCGGCGACTACTTCGCGCTGTGCCTGGCCCTGGAGGAGCTGGCCCGGGTGGACTCCTCGGTGGCGATCACCCTGGAGGCCGGGGTGTCGCTGGGCGCGATGCCGATCTACCGGTTCGGCACCGAGGAGCAGAAGCGGCGGTGGCTGCCGCAGCTGTGCGCGGGTGAGCGGCTGGCGGCGTTCGGGCTGACCGAGCCGGGCGGCGGGTCGGACGTGCCCGGCGGGATGCGCACCACGGCCCGGCTGGAGGACGGCCAGTGGGTGATCAACGGCTCCAAGGCGTTCATCACCAACTCCGGCACCGACATCACCGCGTTCGTCACGGTGACCGCGCTGACCGGCGAGAAGGAGATCTCGGCGATCATCGTGCCGAACGGCACCCCGGGCTTCACGGTGGGCCGCAAGTACTCCAAGGTCGGCTGGTCGGCCTCCGACACCCGGGAGCTGTCGTTCGACGACGTGCGGGTGCCCGAGGAGAACCTGGTCGGCGAGCGGGGCCGGGGCTACGCCCAGTTCCTGCGGATCCTCGACGAGGGCCGGATCGCCATCGCCGCCCTGTCGGTGGGCCTGGCGCAGGGCTGCATCGACGAGTGCCTGCGCTACGTCAGGGAGCGCGAGGCGTTCGGCCGGGCCATCGGGCGGTACCAGGCCATCCAGTTCAAGATCGCCGACATGGAGGCCCGCGCGCACACCGCCCGGCTGGCCTACTACGCCGCCGCGGCGAAGATGCTGGCCGGCGAGCCGTTCAAGAAGGAGGCCGCGATCGCCAAGCTGGTCGCCTCCAACGCGGCGATGGACAACGCCCGCGAGGCCACCCAGATCTTCGGCGGCTACGGCTTCATGAACGAGTACCCGGTCGGCCGGTTCTACCGGGACGCCAAGATCCTCGAAGTGGGCGAGGGCACCTCCGAGGTGCAGCGGATGCTGATCGCCCGGGCGCTGGGACTCGGCTCACACTGA
- a CDS encoding MarR family winged helix-turn-helix transcriptional regulator — protein MQPNPSVEELADGLGGLITYLMKSAEGDIFRDFLRLDLSPSQIRALFLVERAPSPLAVHELAAELQLSMAATGRAVDALVRHGLAERHEDSGDRRVKRISATPAGHELVAQLYAARREDMRRFAASLTEEERTGLVKALAPILARPEIRALTIGPFC, from the coding sequence GTGCAACCAAATCCCTCGGTGGAGGAACTCGCCGACGGGCTCGGGGGACTGATCACCTACCTGATGAAGAGCGCCGAGGGCGACATCTTCCGCGACTTCCTGCGGCTGGACCTGTCGCCCTCCCAGATCCGGGCGCTCTTCCTGGTGGAACGCGCCCCGAGCCCGCTGGCCGTCCACGAGCTCGCGGCCGAGCTCCAGCTGTCCATGGCCGCCACGGGGCGCGCGGTGGACGCGCTGGTCCGGCACGGGCTCGCGGAACGGCACGAGGACTCCGGCGACCGCCGGGTCAAGCGCATCAGCGCCACCCCCGCGGGCCACGAGCTGGTCGCCCAGCTGTACGCGGCGCGCCGCGAGGACATGCGGCGCTTCGCCGCGTCGCTGACCGAGGAGGAGCGCACGGGGCTGGTGAAGGCGCTGGCCCCCATCCTGGCGCGCCCGGAGATCCGGGCCCTGACGATTGGACCCTTCTGTTGA
- a CDS encoding DHA2 family efflux MFS transporter permease subunit, whose amino-acid sequence MKSSAPPEVAASTGGGEPASDRLDRAVWATAAVVVLGAVMSILDVTVVNIAIPALAQEFTSPLSQIQWVATGYTLALATVIPVTGWACARFGTKRLFMISLVLFVAGSALAGAAWSAESLIAFRVLQGLGGGMIMPAGMTIMAQKAGPQRVGKVMSVVGIPMLLGPIGGPILGGWLVDDVSWRWIFYINVPIGVVTLIMAWKILDRDVPQPAERLDLLGLLLLSPGLAALIYGLATGAEKSSFSSTTVLVTTIGGALLVAGFAVRATMAANPLIDLRLFKRRSVLTASLTLTTFGVAFFGAMLLLPLYFQSVQMETALGTGLLLIPQGVGAMITMPIGGLLTDRMGPGRVVLVGLPIIVVSMFGLTFIEADTSYVQLGAIFFVLGLGMGLTMMPTMSAAMQSLGHDEVPRASTALNIIQQVAGSIGTAAFSVILTNEMKDRIPGAGGAFGGEGAQNLPPEALAKLPPLMAESYAATFWWAVILLAVAVLPALFLPRTRPETGAAQPTVPMH is encoded by the coding sequence TTGAAGTCTTCCGCTCCCCCGGAGGTCGCCGCCTCCACCGGAGGCGGTGAGCCTGCGTCCGACCGCCTGGACCGGGCCGTCTGGGCCACCGCGGCGGTGGTGGTGCTGGGCGCGGTCATGTCGATCCTCGACGTGACCGTCGTCAACATCGCCATCCCCGCCCTGGCCCAGGAGTTCACATCCCCGCTGTCGCAGATCCAGTGGGTGGCCACCGGCTACACGCTGGCGCTGGCCACGGTGATCCCGGTGACCGGCTGGGCGTGCGCCCGGTTCGGCACCAAGCGGCTGTTCATGATCTCGCTGGTGCTGTTCGTGGCCGGCTCGGCGCTGGCCGGGGCGGCCTGGTCGGCCGAGTCGCTGATCGCCTTCCGGGTGCTGCAGGGTCTGGGCGGCGGCATGATCATGCCGGCCGGTATGACCATCATGGCGCAGAAGGCCGGCCCGCAGCGGGTCGGCAAGGTGATGAGCGTGGTCGGCATCCCGATGCTGCTCGGCCCGATCGGCGGCCCCATCCTGGGCGGCTGGCTGGTCGACGACGTGTCGTGGCGCTGGATCTTCTACATCAACGTGCCGATCGGCGTGGTCACCCTGATCATGGCCTGGAAGATCCTGGACCGGGACGTCCCGCAGCCTGCCGAGCGGCTGGACCTGCTCGGGCTGCTGCTGCTGTCGCCGGGTCTGGCCGCGCTGATCTACGGCCTGGCCACCGGCGCGGAGAAGAGCTCGTTCTCCTCCACCACGGTGCTGGTCACCACCATCGGCGGCGCGCTGCTGGTGGCCGGGTTCGCGGTGCGCGCGACGATGGCCGCCAACCCGCTGATCGACCTGCGGCTGTTCAAGCGCCGTTCGGTGCTGACCGCGTCGCTGACGCTGACCACGTTCGGCGTCGCGTTCTTCGGCGCGATGCTGCTGCTGCCGCTGTACTTCCAGTCGGTGCAGATGGAGACCGCGCTGGGCACCGGCCTGCTGCTGATCCCGCAGGGCGTCGGCGCGATGATCACCATGCCGATCGGCGGCCTGCTCACCGACAGGATGGGCCCCGGCCGGGTGGTGCTGGTCGGGCTGCCGATCATCGTGGTCAGCATGTTCGGCCTGACCTTCATCGAGGCCGACACCTCCTACGTGCAGCTCGGCGCGATCTTCTTCGTGCTGGGCCTGGGCATGGGGCTGACCATGATGCCGACGATGTCGGCGGCCATGCAGAGCCTCGGCCACGACGAGGTGCCGCGGGCCAGCACGGCGCTCAACATCATCCAGCAGGTCGCCGGGTCGATCGGCACCGCCGCGTTCTCGGTGATCCTGACCAACGAGATGAAGGACCGGATCCCCGGCGCGGGCGGCGCGTTCGGCGGCGAGGGCGCGCAGAACCTCCCGCCGGAGGCGCTGGCCAAGCTGCCGCCGCTGATGGCCGAGTCGTACGCGGCGACGTTCTGGTGGGCGGTGATCCTGCTGGCGGTGGCGGTGCTGCCGGCGCTGTTCCTGCCGCGCACCAGGCCGGAGACGGGCGCGGCGCAGCCCACGGTGCCGATGCACTGA
- the mtnA gene encoding S-methyl-5-thioribose-1-phosphate isomerase has protein sequence MTEPLQAVRWTGDALRLIDQTVLPGRLEHLEIRDVDALVDAIRRLVVRGAPALGVAGAYGVAVAMLQAEREGWDRPALEAAIDRIRTARPTAVNLAVGVDRVRPLVDAGPAAVAAEAERFLREDLAANHAIGAHGADWILARVSRRPVRVLTHCNAGALATSGWGTALGVVRELHARGALEIVYADETRPLLQGSRLTAWELAHEGIPHLVQADGAAPSTVLRGLVDVAVIGADRVAANGDVANKIGSVGVALACAHAGIPFVVAAPCSTVDLTTATGADIPIELRDGEEVLAWEGVRTAPAATRGFNPAFDVTPAGLVTALVTETGVLEVSRGQTPGDDAPSGA, from the coding sequence ATGACAGAGCCGCTGCAGGCCGTGCGCTGGACCGGGGACGCGCTCCGGCTGATCGACCAGACCGTGCTGCCGGGCCGGCTGGAGCATCTGGAGATCCGGGACGTGGACGCCCTGGTGGACGCCATCCGCCGGCTGGTCGTCCGGGGCGCCCCCGCGCTGGGCGTGGCGGGCGCGTACGGGGTCGCGGTGGCGATGCTGCAGGCCGAGCGGGAGGGCTGGGACCGGCCGGCGCTGGAGGCGGCGATCGACCGGATCCGCACCGCCCGGCCCACGGCGGTGAACCTGGCGGTCGGGGTGGACCGGGTGCGCCCGCTCGTCGACGCGGGCCCGGCGGCGGTCGCCGCCGAGGCCGAGCGGTTCCTGCGCGAGGATCTGGCGGCCAACCACGCGATCGGGGCGCACGGGGCGGACTGGATCCTGGCCCGGGTGTCCCGGCGGCCGGTGCGGGTCCTGACGCACTGCAACGCGGGGGCGCTGGCGACCTCCGGCTGGGGCACCGCCCTCGGCGTGGTCCGCGAGCTGCACGCCCGGGGCGCACTGGAGATCGTGTACGCCGACGAGACCCGTCCCCTGCTGCAGGGCTCCCGGCTGACCGCCTGGGAGCTGGCCCACGAGGGCATCCCGCATCTGGTCCAGGCCGACGGGGCGGCCCCGAGCACGGTCCTGCGCGGGCTGGTGGACGTGGCGGTGATCGGCGCGGACCGGGTCGCCGCCAACGGCGACGTGGCCAACAAGATCGGGTCGGTCGGGGTGGCGCTGGCCTGCGCGCACGCCGGGATCCCGTTCGTCGTGGCGGCCCCCTGCAGCACCGTGGACCTGACGACCGCCACCGGGGCGGACATCCCCATCGAGCTGCGCGACGGCGAGGAGGTGCTCGCCTGGGAGGGCGTGCGGACCGCCCCGGCCGCCACGCGCGGCTTCAACCCCGCGTTCGACGTGACGCCCGCCGGGCTGGTCACCGCGCTGGTGACCGAGACCGGCGTGCTGGAGGTCTCACGCGGCCAGACCCCCGGCGACGACGCCCCCTCCGGGGCGTAG
- a CDS encoding DUF397 domain-containing protein: MYDATAAGLSDQELVWQKSRRSNPSGNCVEMAQLPTGEIAVRNSRYPQGPVLVYTREEMEAFVGGAKDGDFDHLIA; the protein is encoded by the coding sequence ATGTACGACGCCACAGCGGCGGGCCTGAGCGACCAGGAGCTCGTCTGGCAGAAGAGCCGCCGGAGCAACCCGAGCGGCAACTGCGTGGAGATGGCCCAGCTCCCGACCGGCGAGATCGCCGTCCGGAACTCGCGGTACCCGCAGGGCCCGGTGCTGGTCTACACCAGGGAGGAGATGGAGGCCTTCGTCGGCGGAGCCAAGGACGGCGACTTCGACCACCTGATCGCCTGA
- a CDS encoding ATP-binding protein: MILDQADDATDTPVREGSRHWWLSALDQSPRPPGYWPAPASSSPRTARLVLRTEAGSPRAARRFTGRTLDEWGLGEPAEDVTMVVSELVTNAVRYGLDGLPPAAQLCPVQLALFCHPRRLVVVVTDPSDHIPRIAAPDADRHAENGRGLRVVEALSSAWGWAPLTSGGKAVWAAFDLRRRTP, translated from the coding sequence ATGATCCTTGACCAGGCAGACGACGCCACCGACACGCCGGTACGGGAAGGAAGCCGGCACTGGTGGCTGTCCGCGCTGGACCAGTCCCCCCGGCCGCCCGGCTACTGGCCGGCGCCGGCCTCCTCCAGCCCGCGCACCGCGCGGCTCGTGCTGCGCACCGAGGCCGGCTCCCCCCGGGCCGCCCGCCGGTTCACCGGCCGCACGCTGGACGAATGGGGGCTGGGCGAGCCGGCCGAGGACGTCACCATGGTCGTCTCGGAGCTGGTCACCAACGCGGTGCGGTACGGCCTGGACGGCCTGCCGCCGGCCGCCCAGCTGTGCCCGGTGCAGCTGGCCCTGTTCTGCCACCCGCGCCGGCTGGTCGTGGTGGTCACCGACCCCAGCGACCACATCCCGCGGATCGCCGCGCCCGACGCCGACCGGCACGCCGAGAACGGCCGCGGCCTGCGGGTGGTCGAGGCCCTGTCGAGCGCCTGGGGATGGGCTCCGCTCACCAGCGGCGGCAAGGCGGTCTGGGCCGCCTTCGACCTGCGCCGCCGCACCCCCTGA